A genomic stretch from Hemibagrus wyckioides isolate EC202008001 linkage group LG18, SWU_Hwy_1.0, whole genome shotgun sequence includes:
- the LOC131369095 gene encoding legumain-like — protein MMEVQDVVANKDVAMMILQKKIQSAKTPEEKEQFEKQMFELHQGREMVIKSMKQVVEKCTDSDEAMQEILHGRSQAYASREYKEVVEHYREKCFDWHEAKYQSSMDHLYLFANLLDKKVSVERIKNAIDEVGAAMRAEKEKESTMGQ, from the exons ATGATGGAGGTTCAAGACGTCGTGGCAAACAAAGATGTGGCAATGATGATTTTACAGAAGAAGATACAGTCTGCAAAAACCCCCGAGGAGAAAGAGCAATTTGAGAAGCAAATGTTTGAGCTCCATCAG GGCAGAGAGATGGTCATAAAATCTATGAAGCAAGTTGTGGAAAAGTGCACAGACTCTGACGAAGCTATGCAGGAGATCTTACATGGGAGAAGCCAAGCCTATGCGAGCAGGGAGTATAAGGAGGTTGTCGAGCACTACAGAGAGAAGTGCTTCGACTGGCACGAGGCAAAG TACCAGTCCAGCATGGACCATCTGTACCTCTTCGCTAACCTGCTCGACAAGAAAGTGTCAGTGGAACG AATTAAAAATGCAATTGATGAAGTGGGTGCGGCCATGAGAGccgaaaaggaaaaggaaagcaCGATGGGTCAGTAA